In one Arachis duranensis cultivar V14167 chromosome 9, aradu.V14167.gnm2.J7QH, whole genome shotgun sequence genomic region, the following are encoded:
- the LOC107464438 gene encoding eukaryotic initiation factor 4A-10 has product MAGLAPEGTQFDARQYDAKMSELLSTDGQEFFTSYDEVYDSFDAMGLQENLLRGIYAYGFERPSAIQQRGIVPFCKGLDVIQQAQSGTGKTATFCSGILQQLDYGLVQCQALVLAPTRELAQQIEKVMRALGDYLGVKVHACVGGTSVREDQRILQAGVHTVVGTPGRVFDMLRRQSLRPDHIKMFVLDEADEMLSRGFKDQIYDIFQLLPGKIQVGVFSATMPPEALEITRKFMNKPVRILVKRDELTLEGIKQFYVDVQKEEWKLETLCDLYETLAITQSVIFVNTRRKVDWLTDKMRANDHTVSATHGDMDQNTRDIIMREFRSGSSRVLITTDLLARGIDVQQVSLVINYDLPTQPENYLHRIGRSGRFGRKGVAINFVTQDDARMLSDIQKFYNVNVEELPSNVADLL; this is encoded by the exons ATGGCAGGTTTGGCTCCAGAAGGAACACAATTTGATGCACGTCAGTATGACGCCAAGATGAGTGAATT GCTTTCCACTGATGGACAAGAATTCTTCACCTCTTATGATGAAGTCTATGACAGCTTTGATGCTATGGGATTGCAAGAAAATCTTCTGAGAGGCATATATGCTTATG GTTTTGAGAGGCCTTCTGCAATCCAGCAAAGAGGAATTGTTCCTTTTTGCAAAGGTCTGGATGTGATTCAACAGGCTCAGTCTGGAACTGGGAAGACCGCTACGTTTTGTTCTGGAATTTTGCAGCAGCTTGATTACGGATTGGTTCAGTGTCAGGCTCTTGTGTTGGCACCGACAAGGGAGCTAGCGCAGCAGATTGAGAAGGTTATGCGAGCACTTGGCGATTACCTTGGTGTTAAGGTTCATGCTTGTGTTGGAGGGACAAGTGTTCGTGAGGATCAGCGCATCCTCCAAGCTGGAGTACATACTGTTGTTGGTACTCCTGGACGTGTTTTTGACATGCTGCGGAGGCAATCTCTTCGCCCAGATCACATAAAGATGTTTGTTTTGGATGAGGCTGATGAAATGCTCTCACGTGGTTTCAAGGATCAG ATCTATGACATCTTCCAGCTACTGCCAGGTAAAATTCAGGTTGGAGTGTTTTCTGCTACAATGCCACCAGAAGCTCTTGAGATTACAAGAAAGTTCATGAATAAGCCGGTGAGGATCCTGGTTAAGCGTGATGAGCTGACCCTTGAGGGTATCAAGCAGTTCTATGTCGATGTTCAGAAGGAAGAGTGGAAGCTGGAGACATTGTGCGACCTTTACGAGACTCTGGCTATTACTCAGAGTGTCATTTTCGTGAATACCAGACGCAAGGTGGACTGGTTGACTGACAAGATGCGAGCCAATGACCACACTGTCTCAGCCACCCATGGTGACATGGACCAAAACACTAGGGATATTATCATGAGGGAATTCCGGTCTGGTTCTTCTCGAGTTCTCATCACCACCGACCTCCTGGCTCGTGGTATCGATGTGCAGCAAGTTTCACTGGTCATAAACTATGATCTGCCTACTCAACCGGAAAACTACCTCCACCGTATTGGCCGTAGTGGGCGTTTTGGAAGAAAAGGTGTTGCTATAAACTTTGTGACACAGGATGATGCCAGAATGCTGTCTGATATTCAGAAGTTCTACAATGTGAATGTGGAGGAGCTGCCATCCAATGTTGCTGATTTGCTCTGA
- the LOC107464436 gene encoding chaperone protein dnaJ 72 produces the protein MDHYKVLGLHKTASKEEIKAAFKKLAFQFHPDKHSHSPKVVRDNATLRFKQVSEAYEVLMDDRKRADYNFRSRSTAAGGSSSYYSQYSYGYGRGSSSYQQWSRHQYGGGGGGGGGIASKFELAIRILTARSSLLNLGFAAAILGGIVIIDKSGESLWERQNSGKSFEEAMKSIDKAKAYREDSAKERT, from the exons ATGGATCATTACAAGGTTCTAGGGTTGCACAAAACCGCATCAAAGGAAGAGATCAAAGCAGCGTTCAAGAAATTGGCGTTTCAATTTCATCCAGACAAGCACTCCCACTCGCCCAAGGTCGTCAGGGACAACGCCACGCTTCGATTCAAGCAGGTTTCTGAGGCTTATGAGGTCCTCATGGACGATCGCAAGCGCGCCGATTACAATTTCCGCTCCCGCTCCACCGCTGCCGGTGGTAGCAGCAGTTACTATTCGCAGTATTCTTACGGATATGGTCGTGGGAGTAGTAGTTACCAACAATGGTCCAGGCATCaatatggtggtggtggtggcggcgGAGGCGGCATTGCTTCGAAGTTTGAGCTTGCTATTCGAATTTTGACGGCGAGATCTTCTCTCCTCAATCTCGGCTTTGCAGC AGCTATATTGGGTGGAATAGTTATCATCGATAAAAGTGGAGAATCTTTGTGGGAAAGGCAAAATTCAGGG AAATCATTTGAAGAAGCCATGAAGTCTATTGATAAGGCCAAAGCATACAGAGAAGATAGCGCGAAGGAACGTACGTGA
- the LOC107464435 gene encoding glycylpeptide N-tetradecanoyltransferase 1 has protein sequence MADSNPSSGSPGETQNPIPDGNAPSESDLALDNLAQKVQESLSLERRHKFWETQPVGQFKDVGDTSLPEGPIEAPTPLSEVKQEPYNLPSLYEWVTCDINSDEMCNEVYTLLANNYVEDDENMFRFNYSKEFLRWALQPPGYFKSWHIGVRVKTSKKMVAFISGVPAKIRSRDDVVNMAEINFLCVHKKLRTKRLAPVMIKEVTRRVHLEDIWQAAYTAGVVLPTPIATCQYWHRSLNPKKLIDVGFSRLGARMTMSRTIKLYKLPESTVTPGFRKMEIHDVPAVTRLIRNYLSQFVVAPDFDENDVEHWLLPKEDVVDSYLVESPETHEVTDFCSFYTLPSTILGNPNYSLLKAAYSFYNVSTMTPLLQLMNDALIVAKQKDYDVFNALDVMQNETFLKELKFGPGDGKLHYYLYNYRIRNGLKPSELGLVLL, from the coding sequence ATGGCTGATAGCAATCCTTCCTCTGGATCACCTGGAGAAACTCAGAATCCCATACCAGATGGGAATGCACCTTCTGAAAGCGATCTTGCACTGGACAATCTAGCACAAAAAGTTCAAGAATCCCTCTCCCTTGAAAGAAGGCATAAATTTTGGGAAACCCAACCTGTTGGGCAGTTCAAGGATGTAGGGGACACCAGTTTGCCTGAAGGCCCTATTGAAGCTCCAACTCCTTTGTCAGAGGTCAAACAAGAACCCTACAACCTCCCTAGCCTCTATGAATGGGTAACTTGTGACATCAACTCCGATGAGATGTGCAATGAAGTATACACCCTTCTTGCAAACAATTACGTGGAGGACGATGAGAACATGTTTAGATTTAACTACTCAAAAGAATTTCTGCGCTGGGCTCTTCAACCTCCTGGTTACTTCAAGAGTTGGCATATCGGTGTCCGTGTTAAGACATCCAAGAAGATGGTTGCCTTTATAAGTGGTGTTCCTGCTAAAATCCGCTCTCGTGATGATGTTGTTAATATGGCAGAGATCAATTTTCTCTGTGTTCATAAGAAGCTTAGAACTAAGAGGCTTGCTCCTGTAATGATTAAAGAGGTGACCCGGAGAGTGCACTTGGAGGACATATGGCAGGCTGCTTATACTGCTGGAGTGGTTCTTCCGACTCCGATAGCAACCTGCCAATACTGGCACAGATCCTTAAATCCGAAGAAGCTAATCGATGTTGGGTTTTCACGGCTCGGTGCACGAATGACAATGAGTCGAACAATCAAGCTTTATAAGTTGCCAGAATCAACAGTCACCCCAGGTTTCAGAAAGATGGAAATCCATGATGTTCCTGCAGTTACTAGACTAATTAGGAATTATTTGAGCCAGTTTGTCGTTGCACCTGATTTTGATGAAAACGATGTGGAGCATTGGCTTCTTCCGAAGGAGGATGTTGTTGATAGTTATCTTGTTGAAAGTCCTGAAACTCATGAGGTCACTGACTTTTGCAGTTTTTATACGCTTCCTTCTACAATCCTTGGAAACCCAAACTATTCACTTTTGAAAGCAGCGTATTCCTTCTACAATGTGTCGACAATGACCCCCTTGCTTCAACTGATGAATGATGCTCTCATTGTAGCAAAACAGAAGGACTACGACGTTTTTAATGCATTGGATGTCATGCAGAATGAAACCTTCTTGAAAGAACTGAAATTTGGACCAGGTGATGGGAAGCTTCATTATTATCTTTACAACTACCGGATAAGGAATGGGTTGAAGCCATCAGAACTTGGCCTTGTTCTTCTGTAG
- the LOC107464333 gene encoding uncharacterized protein LOC107464333 has product MASVIMSFAPATGRVFAATAAKGASGGNKEEKGLLDWILGNLQKEDQLLETDPILKKVEDKSGGGTTNGGRRNSVAVPQKNIILATSKVGCI; this is encoded by the coding sequence ATGGCTTCAGTGATCATGTCATTTGCACCAGCAACAGGTAGAGTCTTTGCAGCAACAGCAGCAAAAGGTGCTTCTGGTGGCAACAAAGAAGAGAAGGGTTTGCTTGATTGGATCCTTGGCAATTTGCAGAAGGAAGATCAGCTTCTTGAAACTGATCCAATTCTCAAGAAGGTTGAGGACAAGAGTGGCGGAGGAACCACTAATGGCGGCCGCAGGAACTCCGTCGCCGTGCCGCAGAAGAACATCATCTtagcaacttcaaaagtcggatgtatctag
- the LOC107464334 gene encoding telomere repeat-binding factor 4 — translation MGNQKQKWTQDEEDALIAGVEKHGPGKWKNILKDPQFAPFLTSRSNIDLKDKWRNLSVSNGTQGSKEKSRVPRIKGGAPIAASPVAAAASNAIVVAGEDATIVTTMIHQPDPSVAVGDSSQNDEDAKNRPRYNAMVLEALSALKDANGSDLNAIVNFIEVRLFFIVMFSIHPYQGKLEKVQNCYKIKKDYSPVPKSPVAVKKNVWPQRQQPPPPPEFVASNETIKEAAETAAYRIAEAESKSYLAAEAVKEAERIARLAEDAEAMLQLVQQIYDACSRGEAVILAS, via the exons ATGGGTAATCAGAAGCAAAAGTGGACGCAAGACGAAGAAGACGCGCTCATAGCCGGCGTGGAAAAACACGGTCCAGGGAAGTGGAAGAACATTCTCAAAGACCCCCAGTTTGCACCATTTCTCACTTCACGTTCCAATATCGACCTCAAG GATAAATGGCGAAATTTGAGTGTTAGCAATGGCACTCAAGGATCTAAGGAAAAATCTAGGGTTCCTAGAATCAAGGGTGGGGCCCCTATTGCTGCTTCCCCAGTTGCTGCTGCTGCTAGTAATGCCATTGTTGTTGCCGGGGAAGATGCTACTATTGTCACCACTATGATTCATCAACCTGATCCTTCTGTTGCTGTGGGTGATTCCTCTCAAAATGACGAAGATGCCAAGAATCGTCCGAG GTACAATGCAATGGTTTTAGAAGCTCTGTCAGCTTTGAAAGATGCTAATGGATCTGACCTGAATGCCATTGTTAACTTTATTGAGGTCAGATTGTTTTTTATCGTAATGTTTTCAATACATCCATA TCAAGGGAAACTTGAAAAG GTACAAAACTGTTACAAGATTAAAAAGGACTATTCACCTGTGCCAAAATCACCAGTTGCTGTGAAAAAGAATGTGTGGCCACAACggcaacaaccaccaccacccccCGAGTTTGTGGCATCTAATGAGACAATAAAGGAAGCTGCTGAAACTGCAGCCTACAGAATTGCCGAGGCCGAAAGCAAGTCATATTTAGCCGCCGAAGCAGTCAAGGAGGCAGAACGAATTGCACGCTTAGCTGAAGATGCTGAGGCGATGTTACAGCTAGTACAACAGATTTATGATGCTT GTTCGCGTGGTGAAGCTGTCATCTTGGCATCTTAA
- the LOC107464433 gene encoding seed linoleate 9S-lipoxygenase-3, whose product MGFFGQTITGTVVLMQKNVLDINSLTSVEGIVDTGLGGFTSIVDTVTSFLGRSVAFQLISSDIVDSSGKGKVGNTAYLKGAINNLPTLGDKQNAFKIEFDYDSNVGIPGAFYVKNYMSNEFLLISLTLDDIPNNVGTIHFVCNSWIYNAKNYQSDRIFFANNTYLPSKTPSALVYYRELELKNLRGDGTGERKEWDRIYDYDVYNDLGDPDKGVQYARPVLGGSSTYPYPRRGRTGRKPTNTDPNSESRSSSIYIPRDETFGHLKSSDFLAYGIKSLSQDVVPALKSVFDINFTPNEFDSFDDVFDLYEGGIHLPTDVFKEITPLPVVNELLRTDGEAFLKFPVPKVVQVSKSAWMTDEEFAREIIAGLNPGLIRVLQEFPPKSKLDSTVYGDHTCIITKEQLELNLDGLTTDEAIHGKKLFILDHHDSIIPYLRRINSTPTKAYASRTILFLKNDGTLKPLAIELSLPHPQGDQYGVVSNVYLPAIEGVESAIWLLAKAYVIVNDSCFHQLVSHWLNTHAVVEPFVIATNRQLSVLHPIYKLLQPHYRDTMNINSLARSSLVNADGIIEKTFLWGRYAMEMSSVIYKDWVFTDQALPADLIKRGMAVEDPSSPHGVRLIVEDYPYAVDGLDIWDAIKAWVQEYVSIYYPSNDTIQQDSELQSWWHEIVTVGHGDKKDAPWWPTMQTPQELIQVCSTLIWIASALHAAVNFGQYPYGGFILNRPTLSRRFMPEKGTPEYDELSTNAQKAYLRTITPKFQTLIDLSVIEILSRHASDEYYLGQRDSADFWTNDTRAQEAFKRFGTNLANVELQLVQRNNNETLRNRVGPVTMPYTLLYPSSEEGLTFRGIPNSISI is encoded by the exons ctAGCGGAAAAGGAAAAGTTGGGAATACAGCTTATTTAAAAGGAGCCATTAACAATTTGCCAACTTTGGGAGACAAACAAAATGCATTCAAAATTGAATTCGATTATGATAGTAACGTTGGGATTCCGGGAGCATTTTACGTAAAGAACTATATGTCAAACGAGTTCTTGCTTATTAGCTTGACTCTTGACGATATTCCAAATAATGTTGGAACCATCCACTTTGTTTGCAACTCCTGGATTTACAATGCCAAAAACTATCAATCTGATCGCATTTTCTTCGCCAACAAT ACTTATCTACCAAGTAAGACACCAAGTGCACTAGTGTACTACAGAGAATTGGAATTGAAGAATCTAAGAGGAGATGGAACTGGAGAACGCAAAGAATGGGACAGAATATATGATTATGATGTTTACAATGATTTGGGTGATCCAGACAAAGGTGTGCAATATGCTCGTCCTGTTCTTGGAGGATCTTCTACTTATCCTTACCCTAGGAGGGGTAGAACTGGCAGAAAACCAACAAACACAG ATCCTAACAGTGAGAGTAGGAGCAGCAGTATCTATATCCCAAGAGATGAAACTTTTGGTCACTTGAAATCTTCAGACTTCCTAGCTTATGGAATTAAATCACTATCCCAGGATGTAGTCCCTGCTTTGAAATCAGTGTTTGACATAAATTTCACACCAAATGAGTTTGATAGCTTTGACGATGTGTTTGATCTCTATGAAGGAGGAATTCACTTGCCTACTGATGTGTTTAAGGAAATTACTCCTTTGCCTGTTGTCAATGAACTTCTTAGAACTGACGGTGAAGCATTCCTCAAGTTCCCAGTGCCTAAAGTTGTTCAAg tgAGTAAATCAGCATGGATGACTGATGAGGAATTTGCTAGAGAGATTATTGCTGGACTTAATCCTGGTTTGATTCGTGTTCTGCAA gAGTTTCCACCAAAAAGTAAACTGGATAGTACAGTCTATGGTGATCATACTTGTATAATAACCAAAGAACAGTTAGAGCTTAACTTAGATGGACTCACAACAGATGAG GCTATCCACGGGAAGAAATTGTTCATCTTGGATCACCATGATTCAATAATTCCATATCTAAGGAGAATAAACTCAACTCCCACAAAGGCCTATGCATCAAGGACcattcttttcttgaaaaatgaTGGAACTTTGAAGCCATTGGCCATTGAGTTAAGTTTGCCACATCCTCAAGGAGATCAATATGGTGTTGTTAGCAATGTCTACTTGCCTGCAATTGAAGGTGTTGAGAGTGCTATTTGGTTACTTGCCAAGGCTTATGTTATTGTAAATGACTCATGCTTTCATCAGCTTGTCAGTCACTG GTTAAACACACATGCAGTAGTTGAACCATTCGTGATTGCAACAAATAGACAGCTGAGTGTGCTTCATCCTATTTATAAGCTTCTACAACCTCATTATCGCGACACCATGAATATAAATTCACTAGCAAGGTCATCCCTGGTCAACGCAGATGGTATTATAGAAAAAACATTCTTGTGGGGAAGGTATGCAATGGAAATGTCCTCTGTTATTTACAAGGATTGGGTTTTTACAGACCAAGCATTGCCTGCGGATCTCATCAAAAG AGGAATGGCAGTGGAGGATCCAAGTTCCCCTCATGGTGTCCGTCTAATAGTAGAGGACTACCCTTATGCAGTTGATGGACTAGACATTTGGGACGCCATTAAAGCATGGGTCCAAGAATATGTATCAATATACTATCCATCAAATGACACAATTCAGCAAGACTCTGAACTCCAATCTTGGTGGCATGAAATTGTCACTGTTGGCCATGGTGACAAAAAAGATGCTCCTTGGTGGCCAACAATGCAAACTCCTCAAGAACTCATACAAGTCTGCTCTACCCTAATATGGATCGCTTCGGCGCTTCATGCAGCAGTTAATTTTGGACAGTATCCTTACGGCGGTTTCATCTTGAACCGCCCCACGCTTAGTCGGCGCTTCATGCCGGAAAAAGGAACTCCGGAATATGATGAGCTCTCAACGAATGCTCAGAAGGCTTACCTGAGAACAATAACTCCCAAGTTTCAAACTCTGATTGATCTTTCTGTTATTGAAATCCTGTCCAGGCATGCTTCTGATGAGTACTATTTAGGGCAAAGAGATAGTGCTGACTTTTGGACAAATGATACAAGGGCACAAGAAGCATTCAAGAGGTTTGGAACAAATTTGGCTAATGTTGAGTTGCAATTGGTTCAGAGGAACAACAATGAGACTTTGAGGAACAGAGTTGGGCCTGTTACCATGCCTTACACTTTGCTTTATCCTTCAAGTGAAGAAGGCTTGACTTTCAGAGGAATCCCTAATAGTATCTCTATCTAA